The following are encoded together in the Lathyrus oleraceus cultivar Zhongwan6 chromosome 3, CAAS_Psat_ZW6_1.0, whole genome shotgun sequence genome:
- the LOC127126878 gene encoding subtilisin-like protease Glyma18g48580, whose product MKQMGGSLFSLHIIVSLLFLFMFLLEPAYGIKKCYIVYLGAHSHGPNPTSLQLDVATNSHYDLLSSTLGSEEKAKEALIYSYNKHINGFAALLEEEQAAHIAKKANVVSVFLSKSHKLHTTRSWEFLGLRRNGNTAWQKGRFGENTIIANIDTGVWPESKSFDDKGFGPIPSKWRGGKACQIRQFGKLKKNPCNRKLIGARFFSNAYEAYYGKLHPSLLTARDFVGHGTHTLSTAGGNFVPGASIFAIGNGTVKGGSPRARVATYKVCWSLTDVADCFGADVLAAIDQAISDGVDIISLSAAGQYLVNPEDIFTDEVSIGAFHALSRNILLVASAGNDGPTPGSVVNVAPWVFTIAASTLDRDFSSTITFCNNQQVTGASLFVNLPPNKAFSLILATDGKLANVTNRDARLCRPGTLDPSKVKGKIVACNREGNIKSVAEGQEASSAGAKGMLLRNRPQQGKTTLAEPHVLSCVSQPHKEGDFHSSANTSAFDITSKDSELKTGTTIRFSGAKTFYGRKPAPVMASFSSRGPNKIQPSILKPDVTAPGVNILAAYSLFASASNLLTDNRRGDPFNVLQGTSMSCPHVAGIAGLIKTLHPNWSPAAIKSAIMTTATTRDNTNKPIQDAFDKKLATPFAYGSGHVQPDPAIDPGLVYDLGIKDYLNFLCAYGYDQQLISALNFNGTFTCSGSHSITDLNYPSITLPNLGLYAVNVTRTLTNVGSPSTYSAKVYLPGYKIVVVPNTLTFKKIGEKKTFQVIVQATNVTPRGKYQFGDLQWTDGKHIVRSPITVKCR is encoded by the exons TGAGGAGAAAGCAAAAGAAGCACTCATTTATTCATATAACAAACACATCAATGGTTTTGCTGCTCTACTTGAAGAGGAACAAGCAGCACATATTGCAA AAAAGGCAAATGTAGTGTCTGTGTTCTTGAGCAAATCTCATAAACTGCACACTACTCGGTCATGGGAATTCCTTGGACTGCGCAGAAATGGTAACACTGCCTGGCAAAAAGGAAGATTTGGTGAAAATACAATAATTGCAAACATTGACACTG GTGTTTGGCCGGAATCCAAGAGTTTCGACGACAAAGGATTTGGCCCCATCCCGTCAAAATGGCGTGGGGGCAAAGCTTGTCAAATTAGACAATTTGGCAAACTAAAGAAAAATCCTTGCAACAG GAAGCTAATTGGAGCAAGATTCTTCAGCAATGCTTATGAAGCATATTATGGCAAGCTTCATCCATCGCTGCTTACCGCACGCGACTTTGTAGGCCACGGAACTCACACTCTATCAACAGCTGGTGGAAACTTTGTTCCAGGAGCAAGTATATTTGCTATTGGCAATGGTACTGTAAAAGGTGGTTCCCCAAGAGCTAGAGTTGCAACCTACAAAGTGTGTTGGTCTCTAACAGATGTTGCTGACTGCTTTGGTGCGGATGTGTTAGCTGCTATTGATCAAGCCATTAGTGATGGTGTTGATATAATCTCACTTTCAGCTGCTGGGCAATACCTTGTTAATCCCGAAGATATTTTTACCGACGAGGTTTCAATAGGTGCATTTCATGCACTTTCTAGAAATATATTGTTAGTTGCTTCTGCAGGAAATGATGGACCAACACCAGGAAGTGTTGTGAATGTAGCTCCATGGGTTTTCACAATTGCTGCAAGTACATTAGACAGAGATTTCAGCAGTACTATAACGTTTTGTAACAATCAACAAGTGACG GGAGCCAGTCTTTTTGTAAACTTGCCACCAAACAAAGCCTTTTCTTTGATTCTTGCTACCGATGGTAAGCTTGCCAATGTGACAAATCGTGACGC ACGACTTTGTAGGCCGGGAACACTTGATCCTTCAAAAGTGAAGGGAAAAATAGTGGCATGCAATCGAGAAGGAAATATAAAATCAGTTGCTGAAGGTCAGGAAGCTTCATCTGCAGGCGCAAAGGGAATGCTTTTGAGAAATCGACCACAGCAAGGGAAAACAACTCTTGCTGAGCCTCATGTTTTGTCTTGTGTTAGTCAGCCACATAAAGAAGGCGATTTCCACTCTTCTGCTAATACTTCTGCCTTTGACATAACTTCAAA GGACTCTGAATTAAAAACAGGTACTACAATAAGGTTTTCAGGAGCAAAAACATTCTATGGAAGAAAGCCAGCTCCAGTAATGGCTTCATTCTCATCTAGAGGACCCAATAAGATTCAGCCATCAATACTCAAG cctGATGTAACTGCACCAGGTGTGAACATACTTGCTGCCTATTCACTATTCGCAAGTGCATCAAACTTACTAACCGATAATCGCCGAGGAGATCCATTCAACGTACTACAAGGAACCTCTATGTCTTGCCCTCATGTGGCTGGAATCGCAGGACTTATCAAAACACTCCATCCGAATTGGAGTCCAGCAGCTATTAAGTCAGCTATCATGACCACAG CAACCACACGAGATAACACGAACAAGCCAATTCAGGATGCGTTTGACAAAAAACTGGCAACTCCATTTGCTTATGGTTCAGGGCATGTACAACCTGATCCTGCAATAGATCCTGGACTAGTTTATGATCTAGGCATTAAGGATTACTTGAACTTCCTATGTGCTTATGGATACGACCAACAGCTCATTTCAGCACTTAATTTCAACGGTACATTTACATGTTCCGGATCTCACAGTATAACAGACTTAAACTATCCTTCAATCACATTACCAAATCTTGGTTTATATGCCGTTAACGTCACTCGCACACTCACCAATGTTGGATCACCGAGTACATATTCTGCAAAAGTCTATTTGCCTGGATATAAAATTGTTGTCGTACCGAACACGTTGACTTTCAAGAAAATTGGTGAAAAGAAAACATTCCAAGTTATTGTGCAGGCAACAAATGTGACTCCAAGGGGGAAATACCAATTTGGGGATTTGCAATGGACGGATGGAAAACACATTGTAAGGAGTCCTATCACAGTTAAGTGCAGATAA